Proteins encoded together in one Peribacillus asahii window:
- a CDS encoding HU family DNA-binding protein, with product MALTKKQQFAQKVAEKTQLDRKTAEVFVYAVFETVLEEVIENGSGQIGDLGEIEKAFKKARTARNPQTGEPVEVAAKYAPKFKPSKKLKDTLKALEV from the coding sequence ATGGCATTAACTAAAAAACAACAATTCGCACAAAAGGTAGCAGAAAAAACACAACTGGATCGCAAAACAGCAGAAGTATTTGTATACGCAGTATTTGAAACAGTTCTTGAAGAAGTAATCGAAAACGGTTCTGGACAAATTGGAGATTTAGGTGAAATTGAAAAAGCATTTAAAAAAGCTCGTACTGCTCGAAATCCGCAAACAGGAGAGCCTGTTGAAGTAGCAGCTAAGTATGCTCCTAAATTTAAACCTTCTAAGAAACTAAAAGATACACTTAAAGCATTAGAAGTTTAA
- a CDS encoding YonK family protein, giving the protein MASKKIQSVNLKGELSLDDMTVTEVTKEGEFTYDFLSILRGFDGKTISINLKEEIELPVKDE; this is encoded by the coding sequence ATGGCAAGTAAGAAAATTCAGTCGGTAAACTTAAAAGGTGAATTATCATTAGATGATATGACAGTGACAGAAGTTACCAAAGAAGGAGAATTCACTTACGATTTCCTATCTATTCTTCGTGGATTTGACGGTAAAACAATTTCTATTAACCTAAAAGAAGAGATTGAATTACCAGTGAAAGACGAATAG
- a CDS encoding PhoH family protein, producing the protein MADKIYVLDTNVLLADPNAIYSFGDNDILIPTVVLQELDSKKSLMDEVGRNARYISKQIDKLREKGKLHEGIELITGGIISTQLHPQDSIVYKAFNDDSNDSKIIATTLCVQEQNVDKEVILVSKDVLVRVKSDMFVIAEDYLNDKVLSKSDDHYTGVTYLEVDSEDINVFYSEKKLISPEKYPPNHFAILKCGQMSALATYKDGFLIPLYNYNEKEYVYGISAKNVEQRLAIELLLNRDIPLVTISAKAGTGKTLLALASSLQQTHEHKFYSKITVSRPVVPMGKDIGYLPGEMEEKLRPWMQPIYDNLEFLFNCKDDAELNNILQGYEDIIQIAALTYIRGRSIPNQFIIIDEAQNLTKHEAKTILTRVGEGAKIVLVGDPEQIDHPYLDAYSNGLTYVIEKMKDQKIAGHISLVKGERSPLAQLCADIL; encoded by the coding sequence ATGGCTGATAAAATCTATGTTCTAGATACCAACGTACTACTTGCAGACCCAAATGCAATTTATTCTTTTGGTGATAACGACATTCTAATCCCTACTGTAGTCCTTCAGGAACTAGACTCTAAGAAAAGTTTAATGGATGAAGTAGGACGAAATGCTAGATACATAAGTAAGCAAATTGATAAGTTGCGTGAAAAAGGCAAATTGCATGAAGGTATCGAGTTAATCACTGGAGGAATAATTTCTACTCAACTTCATCCTCAAGATTCTATCGTGTATAAAGCGTTTAATGATGATTCAAACGATTCAAAGATTATCGCAACAACTTTATGTGTTCAAGAACAAAATGTAGATAAAGAAGTAATTTTGGTGTCTAAGGATGTATTAGTTCGTGTTAAATCAGATATGTTCGTTATTGCTGAAGATTATCTTAATGATAAAGTTTTAAGTAAATCAGATGACCACTACACAGGTGTTACCTATCTAGAAGTGGATTCAGAGGATATTAATGTATTCTATAGCGAGAAAAAATTGATTTCTCCCGAAAAGTATCCACCTAATCATTTTGCAATTTTAAAATGTGGACAAATGAGTGCGTTGGCAACATATAAAGATGGATTTTTGATTCCACTATATAATTATAATGAAAAAGAATATGTTTATGGTATTTCCGCTAAAAACGTGGAACAAAGATTGGCGATTGAATTACTATTGAATAGAGATATTCCTTTAGTGACGATTTCGGCAAAAGCAGGAACAGGTAAAACATTATTAGCTTTAGCTTCTTCGTTACAACAAACACATGAACATAAGTTCTATAGTAAGATTACAGTATCTAGACCAGTTGTTCCAATGGGGAAAGATATCGGATACCTTCCGGGTGAAATGGAAGAAAAGCTAAGACCTTGGATGCAGCCAATTTACGATAACTTGGAATTCTTATTCAATTGTAAAGATGATGCAGAATTAAATAACATTCTTCAAGGTTACGAAGATATTATTCAGATAGCAGCTCTAACGTACATACGTGGTCGCAGTATTCCAAATCAATTCATTATTATTGATGAAGCTCAAAACTTAACGAAACATGAAGCTAAAACAATACTAACTCGTGTAGGAGAAGGAGCGAAAATTGTTTTAGTAGGAGATCCTGAACAGATTGACCACCCTTACTTGGATGCTTACTCAAATGGACTTACATATGTAATTGAAAAAATGAAAGACCAAAAGATTGCAGGTCATATTAGCTTAGTTAAAGGAGAGCGTTCTCCACTGGCACAGTTATGCGCGGATATTTTATAA
- a CDS encoding ATP-dependent Clp protease proteolytic subunit — translation MKTIGFEKEYLELIQEMSTNLDDYQDWLKLKERKIAFNQEVDSSIIDRIVSWIELWNAQDDKAGLVGDDRPQITIEITSGGGDVITGFAAIDAIQKSKTKVVTKGIGLCASMGALLLMSGHQRIAYPNTVILIHDGSMAVSSTSKKAKNTMNFYDRLDERIKNFILANTKISAELYEEKEDEEWYMFADQEGIELGIVNEII, via the coding sequence ATGAAAACAATTGGATTCGAAAAGGAATATTTAGAATTAATTCAAGAAATGTCAACGAATTTGGATGACTATCAAGATTGGTTAAAATTAAAAGAACGTAAAATTGCATTTAACCAAGAAGTTGATTCTAGTATTATTGACCGAATTGTAAGTTGGATTGAACTATGGAATGCCCAAGATGATAAAGCAGGATTAGTTGGAGATGACCGTCCTCAGATTACAATTGAAATTACCTCTGGAGGCGGAGATGTGATTACAGGTTTTGCTGCCATTGATGCGATCCAGAAAAGCAAAACAAAAGTAGTTACTAAAGGTATTGGACTTTGTGCTTCTATGGGAGCATTATTGTTAATGTCTGGTCATCAGAGAATTGCATATCCTAATACTGTAATCCTGATTCATGATGGTTCTATGGCTGTTTCTTCTACAAGTAAGAAAGCTAAAAATACAATGAATTTTTATGATCGCTTAGATGAACGAATTAAAAACTTTATTCTAGCTAATACAAAGATTTCAGCAGAATTGTATGAAGAAAAAGAAGATGAAGAGTGGTACATGTTTGCCGATCAAGAAGGTATTGAGTTAGGAATTGTAAACGAGATTATTTAA
- a CDS encoding terminase, whose translation MNNQNLSQRKIDGYLKLAQIIQWGRKNPVRFVERFFGMELLDYQKYVFMESWYKQYVLWCMGRNSGKTTLGSPFIMAKSLLIPNFQAYILAGVGSQSQEMFLKIEKIAKREIASFTGLTDVFYNETVKSAANTDGFTHNPASFQYKLYNGSIVNSLNGSFDNNRSKRSNLNFYDESGFAPDELFTTSEPFAVQNSDFRLGGDVDVTLFPKQMPNQLVYASSASSTDTYFFRKYSDFAKKMFLGDKRYFVADISSDVVINATFNGKLYPVSLLSQETVDAAMRDNKEKAMREYKNIFTSEGSDNQIIKRAMIIRNSETRPPILSNDGNGIFVFAIDPARNHDNSVSTVAELIEDENIGWRMEIVNNVSWTDLEKKKKTPIKTPDQIKDFKRMLLDYNGVKVADYENIHRVLIDAGAGGAGMSAWADGLLEDWTDNNGIKRRGLIDKNHDEYKTYSPKYPNAVDKISLLSPQKYKKEMFEALIEMMNLNLISFPETYDYKGELTIPLENGEVKKYKLTDDEILSLTNIDIAKEELVSIYAFKSSNGNVRYDLPPDKQNKIHDDRAYTIAMLAWYLQQLRRERITKRQSPKVNISELFMFKQPNL comes from the coding sequence ATGAATAATCAAAATTTATCTCAAAGGAAAATAGACGGATATTTAAAGTTAGCACAAATAATTCAGTGGGGAAGAAAAAATCCTGTACGTTTTGTGGAAAGATTCTTCGGAATGGAATTATTGGATTATCAAAAATATGTATTCATGGAAAGTTGGTATAAGCAATACGTACTTTGGTGCATGGGACGTAATAGTGGAAAAACCACACTAGGCTCCCCTTTCATTATGGCAAAAAGTTTGTTAATACCAAATTTTCAAGCTTATATATTAGCAGGTGTTGGTTCACAGTCACAAGAAATGTTCTTAAAAATTGAGAAGATAGCTAAAAGAGAAATTGCATCCTTTACAGGGCTTACTGATGTTTTCTATAACGAAACAGTAAAAAGTGCTGCAAATACAGATGGATTTACTCATAATCCTGCTTCGTTTCAATACAAATTATATAATGGTTCTATTGTAAACTCTTTGAACGGTTCATTTGACAATAACAGAAGTAAAAGATCAAACTTGAATTTTTATGATGAAAGCGGATTTGCTCCAGATGAATTGTTCACAACATCGGAACCATTCGCTGTACAAAATAGCGACTTTCGTTTAGGTGGAGATGTCGATGTAACTCTATTCCCGAAACAAATGCCAAACCAATTAGTATACGCATCTTCTGCGTCATCTACTGATACGTACTTTTTTAGGAAGTATTCTGATTTTGCTAAGAAAATGTTCTTAGGAGATAAAAGATACTTTGTTGCAGATATAAGTTCAGATGTGGTTATTAACGCTACGTTTAACGGAAAATTATATCCTGTTTCTCTTCTATCTCAAGAAACGGTTGACGCTGCAATGAGGGATAATAAAGAGAAAGCAATGCGTGAGTATAAGAATATATTCACAAGTGAAGGCTCTGATAATCAAATCATCAAGCGTGCAATGATTATTAGAAATTCAGAAACTAGACCGCCTATTCTATCTAATGATGGGAATGGAATATTTGTTTTTGCTATTGACCCTGCTAGGAATCATGATAATTCAGTGTCAACTGTAGCTGAATTAATAGAGGATGAAAATATAGGTTGGAGAATGGAAATAGTAAACAATGTGTCTTGGACTGATTTAGAAAAAAAGAAAAAGACACCTATTAAAACTCCTGATCAAATTAAAGATTTCAAAAGAATGTTACTCGACTACAATGGAGTTAAAGTGGCTGATTACGAGAATATTCATAGAGTTTTAATTGATGCTGGTGCTGGTGGAGCAGGTATGTCTGCTTGGGCTGATGGATTATTAGAAGATTGGACAGATAATAACGGTATTAAGCGTAGAGGATTGATTGATAAAAATCATGATGAGTATAAAACTTACTCTCCTAAATATCCAAATGCTGTTGATAAAATAAGCCTACTCTCCCCTCAAAAATACAAAAAAGAAATGTTTGAAGCTTTAATAGAAATGATGAATTTGAATCTCATTTCTTTTCCAGAAACCTATGACTATAAAGGTGAATTAACAATCCCTCTTGAAAATGGAGAAGTTAAAAAATACAAGTTAACTGACGATGAAATATTATCATTGACTAATATTGATATAGCAAAAGAAGAATTGGTTAGTATTTATGCTTTCAAAAGTTCAAATGGTAACGTTCGTTATGATTTACCACCTGATAAACAAAATAAAATTCATGATGACCGTGCCTATACTATCGCTATGTTGGCTTGGTATTTACAACAATTAAGACGTGAAAGAATCACTAAGAGACAAAGTCCTAAAGTAAATATTAGTGAGTTATTCATGTTCAAACAACCAAATTTATAA